Genomic window (Halomicroarcula saliterrae):
CCGAGATAACCGCTCACGATCGATATGGACGAGCCGTTTCGTCCCGTCTCGCTGGTCGACGACGAGCTCATTCGCAGCGAGGACATCGATGGCTTTCGAAACCGTGGGTTGGGAGTAGTCCACGGCATTGGAGAGTTCGGTAACCGAGAAGGCATCAGTATGATGTCGGCATAAAAATGTGAGTACATCGTGGACTGCCTGACTGCGGAATAAATCGGGATTTTGAGCGGGGACGTCAAGACTAATAGTCGATCCCCGCTCGGAATCAGTATTCGTCTTGCTTAATATAGGCGGTAGTAAGCTACCCTATTTATTTAAACTTTATATTAAAATTGAGGTATTATTTATATACTCTGCCGATACACGAGGCAGACATGCGCCGGTCACCAGTGGTGCGCCGAATGTCGACGGTGACTGCCGGAGCAATCACCAACGGATACCGGTTGTTCGAGGCTCTCGTCTCGACTGACGAGTAAAGGTGGGTGTTGTGTTGACCGCAACGTGAGGCCAGACTGTCGGTGGCTGCCTAACATGGTCGACTGGTGTGTCTCAGCGTGGGGCTGCCGGCCGGGCCGACACCGGCTGGATGGCTGGCTGGACCGTGACAGCGCGCGACGCCACCGACAGGAACCACCCCAGTCAGAAGATAATGATAACTGAGTTTTCTTATCTTAGACATATATTCGGGTTTCTTAGATAGGGGAAAATTTATATCGTTATCTATATTGGCCCGGTCGCACTGTAAGATAACAATGCGGCCTGAAGATTTTATTGACGCACCACCGGGTGGGGTGGAGATGGTCGATGGGATTTTCGCGTTCAGCCCGGAACCACTCCCACCAGATATCGAGCCGATACACGAGCTCACGACGATAACTGGCGACGCAATGTATGGTGTGGGCCAACTCTCCGATCTGGACCGATGGCTCGATTCACCGGAAGTCATCCTGAGTCCACTAATCCATCGTGAGGCTGTCGACTCCTCGAATATCGAGACCACGACACGACTCACACTCTCCGACATCTACCGTCGAGAGGCCGGTGAAGAACCCGGTCAGACGGCGACTGAACGGGCCGATATTGCGGAGGCACAAAACTACGTCGAGGCGATTATGACCGGGATAGCGGCGCTGCAAGATGGCGCAAGCTTAGACCGTACCCTACTGTGTCGACTCCATGAAATCTTACTGCGAGGTGCTCGTGGTGAACGGTACAACCCGGGCGAGTTTCGCGACGATCTCGTCGGGATCGATGAACCAGGAACTCCGCTTAGTGAGGCTCGATTTGTCCCCGCGCCACCGGCAAGCATCCCGTATGCACTCGGGAGTCTGCTCCAGTACATCCGCTCTGGACCGACGTATGCACCACTCATCGATTTGGCGCTGATCCACTATCAGTTCGAGACAATCCACCCATTCGAGGACGGCAACGGCCGCCTTGGGCGTCTGCTCGTGATGCTGACGCTCTACGAGTGGGAGTTGCTCCCCGGTCCATATCTCTACCCCTCGTCGTATTTCAACGCGAATCGTGACGCGTACCTCGCGAAGCTCTTGGCGGTGAGTCGCGACGGCGCCTGGACCGAGTGGGTATCATTCTTCATCGATGCTATCGCTACGCAGGGCCGGGAGGCGTACACTGTCGCGCGAGACCTACTCGCACTTCGTGACCAGTATCGAGAAGCGTATCAGGGCCAGGGAGTGGTCATACGGGAGCTGATCGACTTCGTCATTGAGCAGCCGTATCTCACTGAACCACAGGCTGTCGACGCCCTTGATCGCTCACAGCCGGCCGTGAATCAGGCTATCCGACGTCTCTGGGACGATGAAATCTTGCGAGAAACGACAGGGCAACAGCGCAATCGACGATTCGAAGCACCTGCTGTACTCGATATCGTCGAGCCGTACAATCCGTAAACTACCCGCGGCAACAGCCGTGGGTGTTCGCCACGTCTGAGCTATAGTCGAACCAGACACTCTCTGTATAACATGGGGCTGCCGGCCGGAGTCGAGATCGGGTCGCTGGCTAGGTGGTACGTGACGGCGCGCGGCGCCGACCGGCGCGCTTCGCTCGGCGCGATCGCGCGCCTCGCGTCGGTCCAGTGTGCTCGCTTCGCTGCGCGCACTCCCACCCCACTCTTGCGGGGGTGATCCGCAGACTTCTCAGGTTCTCAATGTATAGTTCCCGAGGAGTTGTCGGCGCGACCTTCAGGAGATTGGTATCGACGTAACGCCCCAGTTTTCTGTGTTCGTTTTCTAATGAATTGTCTGTGAATCACTCCGCAAATGCGCGAGATTCCATGGGGCAAGATAAAGAGACACATCTTTTCGAATCTATCCGACTTCTGTCTTGCGATTTTATACGAATCAGTTACTCTCCTAACTAAATTATTAACACATAATTCGATCGTTGTCCTGCGATTTTACGCGAATATTGCGATGAATTAGTTGGATAGTATGAAATTCTCCAATTAAAAGATAACACTGAGAAGCGAGCGCCAGACAAACCAATTCTGAACCGTGGAACCGAACTCGGTCCCGTCGTGGGGCCAGCAATATATCTGTGTTCTAACTGTTCACTCCGCTTCAGCAGCGCTGTCAAACGACGAAATCTCCGTCTGGATCTCTGGGTCGTGAGTAGGGGCCAAGCCAACCTGGTCGACAGCGGATTTCATCGCGGCTTTTCGCTGCTCCAGTGGATAGCTGCGTTTGACCAGACGCCAGGTCGCGATAGCATACACTGTTCGAAGCCGCTGGAGACGATCCAGTTTCGCCCCCGTCTCGGACTGGAAGTCCTCAAGAAGGGACATCGCCTCCTCCTCAAGCTGGTTCAGGACCAGCTCTATCTGTTGGTCGACCGCGTACCGCCTGTGTGGGCGCTCATTGTGTTCGCGGTCAATATAATCGAGGATAACCTCGCGACAGTATTTTGAGCAGGATTGACCACCGGCTTCGGCCTGTTCTTTGAGCCACGCAGCGTTCTCATCAGACAGATACACCTGGATTGCTGTATCTCGTCCCATCACTCATCTCCCTCCTCGTTCTCGGTTAGTGCTGCAAGCTTCTCCCGCATCGTGTCTGGTGCCTCTTTCATCGCCTGCCGACGTTCCTCACCGGAATAGTCGTTGCTAAGGAGGAGCCACAAAGCAACTTCAGGATAGAATTGCTCGTGGATATCGACCTCCGTCGCCTCTTCAAGATCGGCGAGGAATTCCGTTTTCAGATCGTCCATCGGTTCATCAACGTCCAATTCGTTAGGGGCCTCAGATTCCGTATCCCGAGCGAGGCGTTCTTCAATCGCCTTGCGGCAAAACTCCGAGACACTCTCGTCGTTTTTTTGGGCCCATGAAACGATCAACTGGCGTTGGGCTGCATTATCCGGGTAAATCGAGATCGGGTTTGGATCACTCATTGGTATCACTTCTCGCGGCGGTAGCCGACTGGTCTTACGAGTGTCTCGCTAATATAAATTCATTTTCACAGTAACGAAATAAGAGCGTCAGGTGTCGAGAGTGAGAACGATATCAGCGTCCCACAGGAGCGTATACTGGCTGTAGTGACCTTTCCCTTCGCCCGTCCCTCGTCGACTTCCAGCAATCTCCAAGAAGCACAGTTCGTTGAGTAATTGCCGTGTCCGCTCAGCTGAAAGTGGGTCGGCTCCACTCTGCTCGCAGACGTCGAGATACGTCTCGCGTATTCGCATCGTCCGGAACCACTCCTTGTCCGGCTGATTCTTCGTGAGGTTCGCTAGCGCGACTAAGACGTGCTTGCTGTGAGGTGGGAGTCCCGAAATGAGTTCGAGTAGCCGATCAACTTCTGCAGAAGCCCGTGCATCGGAGAGGTGAGTTTCTTTCACCCGGTCGGCGTTCTCCTTGTTCGCTTGGTCGCCAGCGTACCGAAAAGGCGCATCGCCTTGCGTGCATCTCCGTGTTCCTTCGCACTTAGTGCTGCAGCACGAGGAATCACCCCGTCGTCGAGAATCCCCGCGGCAAAGGCATCAGTCCGGTTCTGGAGAATCTCTCGTTGCTCAAAAATCCC
Coding sequences:
- a CDS encoding Fic family protein, translated to MVDGIFAFSPEPLPPDIEPIHELTTITGDAMYGVGQLSDLDRWLDSPEVILSPLIHREAVDSSNIETTTRLTLSDIYRREAGEEPGQTATERADIAEAQNYVEAIMTGIAALQDGASLDRTLLCRLHEILLRGARGERYNPGEFRDDLVGIDEPGTPLSEARFVPAPPASIPYALGSLLQYIRSGPTYAPLIDLALIHYQFETIHPFEDGNGRLGRLLVMLTLYEWELLPGPYLYPSSYFNANRDAYLAKLLAVSRDGAWTEWVSFFIDAIATQGREAYTVARDLLALRDQYREAYQGQGVVIRELIDFVIEQPYLTEPQAVDALDRSQPAVNQAIRRLWDDEILRETTGQQRNRRFEAPAVLDIVEPYNP